In the Piscinibacter sp. XHJ-5 genome, one interval contains:
- a CDS encoding cupin domain-containing protein, whose translation MHVVQHAHLPHLSAAGELRIPAADVSRGIRAFEVWVRTLETGAHTESLSHPGELVVLALAGAGKLLIDGGPQRFSGPCTLVIPAGSAFELVNNGSAPLQLIWVFTAPPSPVSRPA comes from the coding sequence ATGCACGTCGTTCAACACGCTCATCTGCCCCATCTCAGCGCCGCCGGCGAGCTGCGCATCCCCGCCGCCGACGTCAGCCGCGGCATCCGCGCCTTCGAAGTCTGGGTGCGCACCCTCGAGACCGGCGCGCACACCGAGTCGCTCAGCCACCCCGGCGAGCTGGTGGTGCTGGCCCTGGCCGGCGCCGGCAAGCTGCTGATCGACGGCGGCCCGCAGCGCTTCAGCGGGCCCTGCACGCTGGTCATCCCGGCCGGATCGGCGTTCGAGCTGGTCAACAACGGCAGCGCGCCGCTCCAGCTGATCTGGGTGTTCACCGCGCCGCCGTCACCGGTGTCCCGGCCGGCCTGA